A region from the Rosa rugosa chromosome 6, drRosRugo1.1, whole genome shotgun sequence genome encodes:
- the LOC133715240 gene encoding uncharacterized protein LOC133715240 → MGDLYALDFDGVICDSCGESSLSALKAAKIRWPALFNGVDSTLENWVLDQMRIVRPVVETGYENLLLVRLLLEMRVPSIGKSSVAEGLTVEGISEKWSELKPVIMEEWGEDRDGLIDLFGKVRDEWMEQDLKTWIGANRLYPGVPDALKFTSSTIYVVTTKQSRFADALLRELAGVTIPPERIFGLGSGPKVEVLKQLQKKHQGLKLHFLEDRLATLKNVIREPELDGWNLYLGDWGYNTQKERDEAARIPRIQILQLSDFSKKLK, encoded by the exons ATGGGTGATCTATACGCTTTGGATTTCGACGGAGTTATCTGTGATAGCTGCGGAGAAAGCTCTCTATCTGCCCTGAAG GCTGCTAAAATCAGATGGCCAGCTCTGTTCAACGGTGTGGATTCAACTTTGGAGAATTGGGTTCTTGATCAAATGCGCATA GTGAGACCTGTGGTGGAAACTGGGTATGAGAATCTTTTACTTGTGAGGTTACTTTTGGAGATGAGAGTTCCTTCTATAGGGAAGTCATCAGTTGCAGAAGGGCTCACAGTGGAAGGGATATCGGAGAAATGGTCAGAGTTGAAGCCTGTGATTATGGAGGAATGGGGTGAGGACAGGGATGGTCTTATAGATCTGTTTGGGAAGGTTAGGGATGAGTGGATGGAACAGGACTTGAAAACTTGGATTGGTGCAAATAG ATTATATCCAGGTGTTCCTGATGCTCTAAAATTCACAAGCTCTACCATATACGTTGTCACTACGAAACAG AGCAGATTTGCTGACGCTTTATTGCGAGAACTAGCAGGAGTTACAATACCGCCTGAAAGAATCTTTGGTCTTGGATCTGG TCCAAAGGTAGAAGTATTGAAGCAACTTCAGAAGAAACATCAGGGGCTTAAACTGCA CTTTTTGGAGGATAGACTGGCAACCCTAAAGAATGTCATCAGAGAACCTGAATTGGATGGCTGGAATTTGTatctag GGGATTGGGGGTACAATacacagaaagagagagacgaAGCTGCTAGAATTCCAAGGATTCAGATTCTTCAGCTTTCTGACTTTAGTAAGAAGCTCAAGTAA
- the LOC133716715 gene encoding cation/H(+) antiporter 4-like, which yields MAGMTGNITSLQSQVCIELPPNVHSQGIIGLEKDGPGMNYSFPILEMQMILIFSITQAFHLILKNFEIPKFTSEILTGIVLGPSFIGAYNVFEKHIFPRDNQAIIVVLGEIGYELFLFLVGVRMDLELIRRTGRKVMITGILCVLVPFVTSMVVQNHLMIPVFQLTKDQISKLPYLTTSYCMTSSPVIVLLLQDLNLLNSEIGRLAVSASSISELFGTICIWFSSVLYRMGKVKPVAETLLVFGAVIGSMLAFLFIFRPILFWVIRQTPHNKPVKKNYVNAIIVLMLFVIILSHYYGHSFHFLVFVLGLSVPAGQPLGSTLEELLHVFISQVLLPIYVTAYAMKANFRLVDFNDPATVITAILIVFIFLLKIIGSMVAPLYCKMPLNDAFVLALILSSRGIVQLSVYTRFKDDQTASESIHALSLASIVVTATLVPIIVNRLYDPAKKYRVYERRDIMHLKPNAELKILACIHRSGNIPAVINLLDAACPSKENPIDIYVLHLIELIGRSSPVFISHQMQKKSISNGYSDNVILYFNNFVRENLGAVTLNIFTAISPPKYMQEDVCTLAMDKHTSLIVLPFHRKWAIDGSIESDDNATRTLNRNVLERAPCSVGILVDRGHLGLSTSVVASAQSFSVAVIFFGGEDDREALTFAKRMASDSGINLTVIRLVAVTNDFTTGGEWDKILDTELLKEFTHSQAGEGFVIFLEELVKDGPQTALLLRSIVDEYDLIIVGRRFQAECPQTAGLSEWSDFPELGTIGDLLASTDLNCKTSILVIKHQLQNT from the exons ATGGCAGGGATGACTGGAAACATAACATCATTGCAATCTCAAGTGTGCATTGAATTACCTCCCAACGTACATTCGCAGGGCATCATAGGTCTGGAAAAAGACGGTCCAGGAATGAACTATAGTTTTCCGATATTGGAGATGCAGATGATCCTGATTTTCTCCATCACCCAAGCCTTCCATTTGATTTTGAAGAACTTTGAAATTCCCAAGTTCACCAGCGAGATTCTT ACGGGTATAGTCCTAGGCCCTTCATTCATAGGAGCCTATAATGTATTCGAGAAGCACATCTTTCCTCGTGACAATCAAGCTATAATTGTAGTGCTGGGTGAAATTGGTTATGAACTCTTTCTGTTTCTAGTTGGAGTAAGAATGGACCTGGAATTGATAAGAAGAACAGGGCGCAAAGTCATGATCACCGGTATTTTATGCGTGTTAGTCCCTTTTGTAACCAGTATGGTCGTCCAAAACCATCTCATGATCCCTGTGTTTCAGCTGACCAAAGATCAAATCTCTAAGCTTCCTTATCTAACGACATCATATTGCATGACTTCGTCTCCCGTCATTGTTCTCCTTCTTCAAGACCTGAATCTCCTAAATTCTGAAATCGGCCGACTAGCTGTGTCCGCATCATCAATCAGTGAATTATTTGGTACTATCTGTATCTGGTTTTCCTCCGTATTGTACAGAATGGGAAAAGTGAAACCTGTGGCTGAAACTTTATTAGTTTTCGGAGCAGTTATTGGCAGCATGCTAGCATTTCTGTTCATATTCCGACCAATACTGTTTTGGGTGATTAGGCAGACCCCGCATAACAAGCCTGTTAAAAAAAACTATGTCAATGCCATAATCGTGCTGATGCTTTTTGTAATAATACTGTCACATTATTACGGCCATTCTTTCCATTTCCTGGTTTTCGTATTGGGTCTGTCAGTCCCAGCTGGACAACCTTTGGGATCAACTCTTGAAGAATTGCTCCATGTCTTCATTTCTCAAGTGCTTCTACCCATTTATGTGACTGCATATGCAATGAAGGCAAATTTTCGGTTGGTCGATTTCAATGACCCGGCCACAGTAATCACTGCTATTCTCATCGTTTTCATTTTTCTGCTCAAAATCATAGGCAGCATGGTTGCTCCATTGTATTGTAAAATGCCCTTGAACGATGCATTTGTGCTTGCTCTCATTCTAAGCTCCAGAGGCATTGTCCAACTTTCCGTCTATACTCGATTCAAAGACGATCAG ACTGCAAGTGAATCGATACATGCTTTGAGTCTTGCTAGCATTGTAGTGACTGCAACTCTTGTGCCCATTATCGTGAACCGCCTCTATGATCCTGCAAAGAAATACAGAGTCTACGAAAGAAGGGATATTATGCATTTGAAACCCAATGCTGAGCTCAAAATTCTTGCCTGCATTCACAGGTCAGGTAACATTCCTGCAGTCATCAATCTACTTGATGCAGCATGCCCATCTAAAGAAAACCCCATTGATATATATGTTCTTCACCTCATCGAATTAATTGGAAGAAGCTCCCCAGTTTTTATCTCCCACCAAATGCAGAAAAAGAGCATTTCCAATGGTTACTCGGACAATGTCATTCTTTACTTCAATAATTTCGTGAGAGAAAATCTTGGTGCTGTTACCTTAAACATATTCACAGCAATCTCTCCACCAAAATACATGCAAGAAGACGTATGCACACTTGCAATGGACAAGCACACATCCCTTATTGTGCTCCCGTTTCATCGAAAATGGGCGATTGACGGGTCTATTGAGTCAGACGACAATGCAACAAGGACACTAAATCGCAATGTACTCGAAAGAGCTCCTTGCTCGGTAGGCATCCTTGTGGACCGTGGCCATTTAGGCCTGTCCACCTCTGTTGTGGCTTCAGCACAATCATTTTCCGTGGCTGTAATCTTCTTCGGTGGGGAAGACGATAGGGAGGCATTAACATTTGCAAAAAGAATGGCCAGCGACTCGGGGATTAACTTAACTGTGATCCGATTAGTTGCTGTGACTAATGATTTTACTACCGGTGGGGAATGGGATAAAATACTTGATACTGAGTTATTGAAGGAGTTTACACACAGTCAGGCGGGTGAAGGGTTTGTGATATTTTTAGAGGAGTTGGTGAAAGATGGACCGCAAACAGCATTACTACTAAGGTCTATAGTGGATGAGTATGATCTAATTATAGTTGGGAGAAGGTTTCAGGCAGAGTGCCCTCAGACTGCAGGACTTTCGGAATGGAGTGACTTTCCTGAGCTAGGGACTATAGGAGACCTGCTTGCATCAACCGATTTAAACTGTAAAACTTCAATTCTAGTGATAAAACATCAACTACAGAACACTTAA